Proteins found in one Oryza glaberrima chromosome 4, OglaRS2, whole genome shotgun sequence genomic segment:
- the LOC127772242 gene encoding putative B3 domain-containing protein Os04g0346900 gives MDKMRIPDKFVRDYITGENLNSSMAIILSPLGKSWRVELDKDQSGVFLGGGWLQFLSFHGISRGDVVIFRYEGNLVFKISVFGPNGRQKDFKAKGISIHQGTGEQQEAPSFSRRKCNNKKKSRFGEDDGNQQEMPCSRKGSGNKGRTSDRETKRMRKTRSVYEIGPRSWIKKEINEYVLERCILSLARTFCESIGLAEESSITLMMIDTTSTQGDQGGSSSSSRSWEVTGRRYKDACYLLGAGWRRFCEDNGVRSGDVCVFTVLDTTLWRVDIERC, from the exons ATGGACAAGATG AGGATCCCTGATAAGTTTGTACGAGACTACATCACTGGAGAGAACCTGAACAGCAGCATGGCTATCATCTTAAGTCCCCTCGGCAAATCTTGGCGCGTCGAGCTCGACAAGGATCAATCGGGCGTGTTTTTAGGGGGTGGATGGCTACAATTCTTGTCATTCCATGGTATCTCTCGGGGCGACGTCGTGATCTTCAGGTATGAGGGAAACCTGGTGTTCAAAATCAGTGTTTTTGGGCCCAATGGACGCCAGAAAGATTTCAAGGCAAAGGGCATCAGCATTCATCAAG GTACTGGAGAGCAACAGGAAGCACCTTCTTTTTCTAGAAGGAAATGTaataacaagaagaagagtagaTTTGGTGAAGATGATGGAAACCAACAGGAAATGCCTTGCAGTAGAAAGGGCAGCGGCAACAAAGGGAGAACAAGTGACAGAGAAACAAAAAGGATGAGAAAAACCAGATCTGTCTACGAGATTGGACCGCGCTCTTGGATAAAGAAGGAGATCAATGAATATGTTCTTGAAAGATGCATTCTC TCTCTCGCAAGGACCTTCTGCGAGTCGATCGGGCTCGCAGAGGAGAGCAGCATCACGCTGATGATGATCGACACGACATCAACGCAAGGAGATCAaggaggaagcagcagcagcagcagatcatGGGAGGTGACCGGGCGTCGGTACAAGGACGCCTGCTACCTGCTGGGAGCCGGCTGGAGGAGGTTCTGCGAGGACAACGGCGTCAGGTCCGGCGACGTCTGCGTCTTCACCGTCCTCGACACCACCCTGTGGCGCGTCGACATCGAGCGTTGCTGA
- the LOC127771701 gene encoding acidic endochitinase-like: MASLWRLALAAAMCGALILSSSSSAAAAGKKTGRITVYWGQTAAEGRLREACGSGLYTTVIVSFLTGFGGGRYKLDLAGHDRGAVGPDVKYCQSRGVLVLLSIGGGIGRYSLASKADAKAVADHLWDFYLGGRSKSRPFGDAVLDGIDFDIELGRPAHYDDLARYLKAYSGRKPGGKKVWLTAAPQCPFPDRMLGEALRTGVFDRVHVQFYNNPSCSYRASNAAAFAAAWRKWASSLPRSSVYLGLPAAPGAANSGYVPPAALAGEALPIVQRSRNYGGVMLWSRYWDRRTGYSKKIKHAV, encoded by the exons ATGGCGTCGCTGTGGCGgctggcgctggcggcggcgatgtgcGGCGCGCTGatcctgtcgtcgtcgtcgtcggcggcggcggccgggaagaAGACCGGGCGGATCACGGTGTACTGGgggcagacggcggcggaggggcggctCCGGGAGGCGTGCGGCAGCGGGCTGTACACGACGGTGATCGTCTCCTTCCTCaccggcttcggcggcggccggtaCAAGCTGGACCTCGCCGGCCACGACCGGGGCGCCGTGGGGCCCGACGTGAAGTACTGCCAGTCCAGGGGGGTGCTCGTCCTCctctccatcggcggcggcatcggcaggTACTCCCTCGCCTCCAAGGCCGACGCCAAGGCCGTCGCCGACCACCTCTGGGACTTTTACCTCGGCGGCCGCTCCAAGTCCCGCCCCTTCGGCGACGCCGTGCTCGACGGCATCGACTTCGACATCGAGCTCGGCCGCCCCGCCCACTACGACGACCTCGCCAG GTACCTCAAAGCTTACAGCGGGAGGAAGCCAGGGGGTAAGAAGGTGTggctgacggcggcgccgcAGTGCCCGTTCCCGGATAGGATGCTGGGCGAGGCGCTGCGCACCGGGGTGTTCGACCGCGTCCACGtccagttctacaacaacccGTCCTGCAGCTACCGCGCCAGCAacgccgccgcgttcgccgCGGCGTGGAGGAAGTGGGCGTCCAGCCTGCCGAGGAGCTCCGTCTACCTCGGGctcccggcggcgccgggcgcggCGAACAGCGGGTACGTCccgccggcggcgctggcgggggAGGCGCTGCCGATCGTGCAGCGGTCGAGGAACTACGGCGGCGTGATGCTGTGGAGCAGGTACTGGGACCGGCGCACCGGCTACAGCAAGAAGATAAAGCATGCCGTGTGA
- the LOC127770778 gene encoding putative B3 domain-containing protein Os04g0347400 produces MPGDHASVGAAAGKAATQLKVLMPSSFHKMRISDELAADLLGERGDEGVGGATRRAARVVSPVGKVWDVEVGRDGDGGAFLGRGWAEFAAAHGLGVGWFVVVRHEGGGVLTVKLFDTTCCLRGFTTRPAVMTTGSGRARDASRKPQFLRVLLPGFMEKMKIPAKFVQHYIAEEHLNIHMANILSPLGKFWRIELEKDELGMFFKGGWLQFLSFHGISPGDVVLLRHEGNLVFKIKVFGINGCKKDLKTKDDIRIQQSARNQHETPSFSTRKCNKNSRFGEDDKNQLQEIPCSIKGSRKKGRETKRLKKSKSIYEIGPPSWIKKEISNYMLENGNISLPGIFCKSIGLVEETTITLMINSPRGRSSGSRSWEVACSVNKNGYGCCNLLPSGWKRFCQANGLLVGDVCTFSVVEATLWHVAIDRAVERS; encoded by the exons atgcCCGGCGACCATGCcagcgtcggcgccgccgcagggAAGGCGGCCACGCAGCTCAAGGTGCTGATGCCTTCTTCCTTCCACAAGATG CGCATCTCCGATGAGCTCGCCGCGGACCTCctgggcgagcgcggcgacgaaggcgtcggcggcgcgacgcggcgggcggcgcgcgtggTGAGCCCGGTCGGCAAGGTCTGGGACGTCGAGGtcggccgcgacggcgacggcggcgcgttccTGGGGCGCGGGTGGGCGGAgttcgcggcggcgcacggcctgGGCGTGGGGTGGTTCGTGGTGGTCCggcacgagggcggcggcgtgctcaCCGTCAAGCTGTTCGACACCACCTGCTGCCTCAGGGGGTTCACCACTCGCCCTGCAG TTATGACAACCGGAAGCGGTAGAGCAAGAGACGCGTCACGTAAGCCGCAATTCTTGAGGGTACTTCTACCGGGTTTCATGGAGAAGATG AAGATCCCTGCTAAGTTTGTACAACATTACATTGCCGAAGAGCATCTGAACATCCACATGGCTAACATTTTAAGCCCCCTGGGCAAATTCTGGCGCATTGAGCTCGAGAAGGATGAATTGGGCATGTTTTTCAAAGGAGGCTGGTTACAGTTTCTGTCATTCCATGGCATTTCCCCGGGTGATGTTGTGCTCTTGAGGCATGAAGGCAACTTGGTGTTCAAAATCAAAGTGTTTGGGATCAATGGATGCAAGAAAGATTTGAAGACCAAGGATGACATCAGAATTCAGCAAA GTGCTAGGAACCAACATGAGACACCTTCTTTTTCTACAAGGAAATGTAACAAAAACAGTAGATTTGGTGAAGATGATAAAAACCAATTACAGGAAATACCTTGCAGTATAAAGGGTAGCAGAAAGAAAGGCAGAGAAACAAAAAGGCTGAAAAAATCCAAATCTATCTACGAGATCGGACCGCCTTCTTGGATAAAGAAAGAGATCAGCAACTATATGCTTGAAAATGGCAATATT TCTTTGCCAGGGATCTTCTGCAAGTCGATCGGGCTCGTAGAAGAAACCACCATCACTCTAATGATCAACAGCCCGAGAGGAAGAAGCAGCGGCAGCAGGTCATGGGAGGTGGCTTGTAGCGTAAACAAGAACGGATACGGCTGCTGCAACCTGCTGCCATCCGGCTGGAAGAGGTTCTGCCAGGCGAACGGTCTCCTCGTAGGCGACGTCTGCACCTTCAGCGTCGTCGAGGCCACCCTGTGGCATGTTGCCATCGATCGAGCAGTCGAGCGTAGCTGA